The Calliphora vicina chromosome 3, idCalVici1.1, whole genome shotgun sequence genome contains a region encoding:
- the LOC135954129 gene encoding ice-structuring glycoprotein-like, producing the protein MFKFIAVCFFALLAVAAAKPGLVAPLAYSSAYTAHLAYAAAPAVVGHASYVAPYASTYNAHHVAHSAAFPAAYAAAPVVHSVPAAYAAAPVVRGAYAATPVVHATPVAGPLLLKK; encoded by the exons atgttcaaattc aTCGCTGTCTGCTTTTTCGCTTTGTTGGCTGTTGCCGCCGCTAAGCCCGGTCTTGTAGCTCCTTTGGCTTACTCCTCAGCGTACACTGCTCATTTAGCTTATGCCGCCGCTCCTGCTGTTGTTGGTCATGCTTCCTATGTAGCTCCTTATGCCTCCACCTACAATGCCCATCATGTTGCTCACTCTGCTGCCTTCCCTGCCGCTTATGCTGCTGCTCCAGTAGTACACTCTGTTCCTGCTGCTTATGCCGCTGCTCCCGTAGTACGTGGCGCTTATGCTGCTACTCCCGTTGTCCATGCCACTCCCGTTGCTGGCCCACTTTTGTTGAAGAAATAG